The Xylanimonas cellulosilytica DSM 15894 region GTTACGCAGTCCAACAGCCCGCTGCGGAGACGTCGACGCACGTCAGGCGGTGCGGCGGCGAGGGGGCGTGCCGGGAGGCGCCGCGGTGCATCTGATCCAATACACAGTGGAAGATCAGACATAACGACGGTTATCGGTCTATTTGGACTCGAACATACGTTCGATAGAATGGGCCGATGAGCCGCCCCACCGGAAACACGCCGTTCCCTGAACGGGCGCGGACGCTCGCACCGAAGCAGTACGGCCTCCACGAGGATCCAGTGAGGCCATCGGAGCCGATCCCGGTGCGCGTGTGGCTCGTGACGGTGCGGGGTGACGAGTTCGAGACCGACGCCGTAGCGCTCGCCTGGACGCGCCGCGCCGTCAACGTCGAGTACATCGACAAGCACGGTCGCCGCGACTCCGCGTGGGTGTGGGCTGGCGCCGTCACCCGGCGGCCGCCGGCGTCGACGCTGCCGACCGTGAGTGGCTGACGACACCGGACCCCACGGGACAGCCGGAGGTATAGACTGATCTATAGGGAGGTGGTTCGCATGACAGTCATCGAGCCCGTAAGCGTTGAGCAGGTGCGCCGGCTGCGTCACCGCCAGGTGGTCGACCGGCTCGACGAGTTGCGGTCGCTGCGTCGACTGTCTGCGACGATGTCGCAGACGGCGCTGGCCAAGGCGTTGGCGATCACGCAGCCGACGGTCAACAGCGCGCTCAAGCGTGCGCAGCACATCCCCGACGTGCCCGAGGGGTTCTCTGGCGCGAGCCCGTACGAGATCGCCGAGCGGTACGCGGCCGGCCTGATCGACCGCGAGCAGCTGATCTACGAGCTGGCCCGGTTCCCGTACGCGCCGACCCCGACGACCGACGGCTACGACTGGCTGACTGCCGACGTGCCGAACACCGTTGGCGACGTCGGAGACGCGCTCGACGATGGGCTGATCGACGAGGACACCTACGTGGCCATCCAGCAGCGCATCACCGACCACCGTCAGGGCCCGCGCCCGTGACGGACGACGTCGACCCGACAAGCTCACACCGGGAGACCATCCGCGCGTTCTCCCGCCGAGGCGGCCCGCTCGACCCTGCCGGGCCCAACGCGACGACCGCGAACCCACACTGGTTCTTCGAGGGCGACGTTCGTCGGCGCACTCCGCAGCGCCGCGCGCTGCACAGGCGCCTGCTCGAGGAGGCACGTGCCGAGCACCCGACCGCACGGTTTGAGCGTCGCACGCTCGTGCTTGCCGGCCCGCCCGGAGCAGGAAAGTCCACCGTGCTGCGGGACGTGCTGGGTCTCGACCGTTCGGCGTGGGTGACGATCGACGCGGACGACTTCAAGCAGAAGCTGCTGCGCGAGGCCCTGGCCGATGGCACCTACGAGTCGTTCCTGAAGCCTGACGCCGTCAAGGAGCGCGAGCAGGCAGGTGAGCCGTTCTACCCGCTCGAGCTCGCCTCGCTCGTCCACGAGGAGTCGTCGTTCCTCGCCGTCCAGATGCGCCGTGAGGCGTTCGCTGACGGACTGAACGTCGTGATCGACTCGGTGCTGTCCAGCCCGGACAAGGCGGTGCAGCAGCAAGACCCGCCTGAGTCGACAAACCAACGCACTGGTTAGTACCGACCAGCGCCGCTACTACGTCTGCCATCGCCGCGGCGCACCTGCCCCTGACCAGGTCGCGCTCCTTGGGCAATATGACCTCGCGCCCTTGCTCGACGATCTCCTCGACGCCCTGCGCGAGTCCGCCTAACCAGAGGCGCGCGGCTACTGCGGCGGCCGCAGGGCCCCGGAGTCGTAGAGGTGCTGCATGTGCCGTGCAGTCAGCGGCACCGGCCTCTCGGTAGGCACGGCCGCGAGCTGGCGCACGCGAGCGACCGACAGCCCGAGTGCGAGCGCGACCTCCCGCTGGGTCAGGCCGTCCTCGAGGAGGAACTGCACACCGAGTGCCAGCGCTTCCCTCGCGCGATCCGCGAGCTGCTGGAGCTGCTCCTGGAGAGCGCTGGCCGCCTCGAGGTGACCAACCGCGCGGCCAGTGAGTTCGGGATTCACGACGACGTCGACGTCGTCCAGGTCCGCTCCGGTGGCCTTCGCGACCTCTTCGCGCACGCGGGCGTGAGCATCGGTGAGACGAGTGCTCGTGACCTCGACCTCAGGCAGAGCGTCACTGTGCAGCAGCCACCCCCCAGCGACCCGCCGGGCAACGAAGGTCAACGTGGCATCCATGAGTCGTCCAGGCTATCGGTGAGCACCGACCCCGCCGCAGGCGTCAGGCGCCCACCGACCACAGCAGCGCCAGCCTCATGACGCCTGCGGCGGCGCGCTCATCGGTCGAGTCTGCCGCGGCCGGCGGGGGAGCGTGCGGAAGACGTCGTCCGCGGAGAGCCAGCACACCAGCTCGTGAGCGTTACTCGGCGCGCCCGGCGCCTTGAGCATCACCATGACGAACCCCTCGGCCCACCGGATCGCGCGCCCAGGCAGCAGTTCTTCGTGGCTGTCCCACACCAGCCGCACGATCACCGGGATGTCGCCCTGCGGGCGCACCGGCACACGCGCCGGATTGCGCTCGTTCCGCGGCCTCGGCGCAGGCCAGTACGCCGCCGCTGGTAGCGGCGGCGGCAGCACAGGCTCACGCCGTCGCCCCTCACCGGTCATCCCACAATGGTAGGCCGCATCCGAACACCTGTTCGATACTTGGTCGATGGGACAGGACCGTGCAGCAGCGCTCGACGCCGCACGCACGCTCCTCCGCCAAGCCGAACAGCGCGTCGGCGTCACCTCCCACGACCCCCAACCCATCACTGCCACCACACCACGAACCGGCGGCCTCGAGCTCCTGCTCCCCACCGGCCTCCCCACCGGCGCCGCCTGCACCATCACCGGCTCCACCACCCTCCTGCTCATGGCGCTCGCGGCCGCCCAGAGCGCCGAGCGTTGGGTCGCGTTCGTCGGCATGCCCGCGCTCGGGATGATCGCCGTCCACGAGGCCGGCATCGACCTGCGCCGAGTCGCGCACATTCCCGACGTCGCTGGGAACGGCACCGCGGTCGTGGCGGCCCTGCTCGACGGCGTCGGCCACGTCGTCGTCGGACCGGCATGCCCGCTGGCGCCTGCGGACCGCCGACGCCTCCTTGCCCGAGCTCGCGAACGAGACACCACCCTCGTGGCCACCTACCCATGGGAAGGCACCGCGCTGACGCTCGAGGCGCAACGCACCGCCTGGACGGGTGCCGAACGCGGCGACTACTGGCTACGCGAGGCGCGCTGGGACGTCCTGCGCCGTAGCAAGGCCGACGGGCCCGGAGCACGGTTCACGATCCACCGCGGCGCCGCCGGCGAACTCACCGTCGAGCAGCCGGCGCCCGGGCTGCGCCTCGTCACGGGCGTGGCCTAGCCGCCGAAGACCCGCAGCAGTGCTGCTGCCTCGCTATCACCGCGGCGCTCGCGGCGAAGCGAGCGTCACTGCAGTGCTCCGTGCAGCTCGCGGTCGACGAGCGCCGAGACGCGCGCACATAGCCGACAGGCGGCCCGCCGGATCAGCCTCTCCCGCCATCCCACATGGGAGTTGGTGGCTGCAACCTCAGGCCGCCCTGTCAGAGCACTAACCGCAACCTCAGTGTCAGGAGACACACGATGGCAACCTTCGCCGACTGCTACCTGCCCGCCGTTCAGACTGGCCGCTGGGCCACGGTCGAGATCAGGCGTTCGACCCCACACGGGCGTCCTGTGCATCACTCTCGACAGCGCCCTTGCTGCCGTCGCTTGGTGCTCGCCCCACGGCATCGACGGCGACTGCACGACCGCGTATGAGGAGGTCCATGGCGCCCTGCGTGAGGAGCACAGTCTCACGTTCTCGCCGGCCGACTTCCTCTACGACCCGGAAGACGACGGCTGGTTCCGCTCGCACCTGGAGCCCTGGTCCATCCATGTGACCGGAGAGGAGCGGCTGCCCTCGGTAATCGCGGCCCTGCACCGGTGCGACTACACCGTCGAGGTCGTTCGTCACGAGGCGCCAGTTCTGGGTGCCTGGTGACCCTCGGTGCGGGCCGGGCGAACGCTGACCCGGCCCGCACCGATTCATTGATAGCGAGTCGCGGGTGAGCTGCGTTCCCAGCCAACCGACGCCGCCCAATCGA contains the following coding sequences:
- a CDS encoding zeta toxin family protein, with amino-acid sequence MTDDVDPTSSHRETIRAFSRRGGPLDPAGPNATTANPHWFFEGDVRRRTPQRRALHRRLLEEARAEHPTARFERRTLVLAGPPGAGKSTVLRDVLGLDRSAWVTIDADDFKQKLLREALADGTYESFLKPDAVKEREQAGEPFYPLELASLVHEESSFLAVQMRREAFADGLNVVIDSVLSSPDKAVQQQDPPESTNQRTG
- a CDS encoding sigma-70 family RNA polymerase sigma factor gives rise to the protein MREEVAKATGADLDDVDVVVNPELTGRAVGHLEAASALQEQLQQLADRAREALALGVQFLLEDGLTQREVALALGLSVARVRQLAAVPTERPVPLTARHMQHLYDSGALRPPQ